GCTAATGTGCACTGAGAAGCATGATCTGCTAGAGACTGGGACCTTTctagtatctttatttttaaggacagaaaggaaagtgaagggTTAAGGAACAGGCTTTACTTACATCCAAATCATCCATTGCAGGAGGTGGTCCCTTGGTGCTGACCTTTTTCAAAAGCTGGTAGAAGAGAAGAGGAGTCACAAAAGATAAGAGGAGTGAGGGAAGAGCAACCTGCATATCGATGAACCACCGGAAAATGGTTCCTGGCAAACAGTTGCCCCAGTTTTAAAGCCCCTAATATAACACTGGAATAACTGGAGAAAAGTACATTGAGcccctttttaaaaggaaatttaaacacacacacacaccctaacaAATCTGGGTTAGTGTCTATTAGTGTTTTTGCAACTTGAATAAACAGTAGCTGAAATTCCGAAACCAAATATCTTATGCAAGGTACAATTTATTGGGAAACAGTGATTTATTCTGTGATGTGAATTTTTAGATTGCATAGTTTGAGTTTCCCCTGAAGCTGTCTGGGTcatgaaaaacacacacacgtatgtaaagaaaacagaagagagagagaacaagaatTACAGAAAAGTAGGAAAAGGTTTTGCCAAACTTCTTCAGAATACAGGCTCTACTCTAAACAGTGAATGAATCTGTTTATAGTTTCACGGACAGAATATTTATTTCTTGCATCCCTACTAAACAATGCACAAAACATATAAATACTACCACACCAATAAGCAGCCTGCCGGGGAGCTCACATACTTCTGCCTAGCCTgatgaccctggaggagggcacccactccagtattcttggaaaatccccatggagagaggagcctggcaggttacagtctatgggatcgtctacagggctgcaaagagtcagacacgactgagtgactaagcagagcacagcacagttGATGACAATCCTTGAGTGTGTACAGAGGGCCACCAGAAATGACTGAGATGGGCAGAAAATGGAATTACCTCTGCATAATGCTCCACCTGAGCCAGCTCCacttcttcttccccttcccagTCTCTCCAGTTATCAAAGTCCACAGACAACCACACTGGCTGCAGAAGAAAAGCACACAGAGCCCCAGGTCAGGAAGGCAGCAGCAGAGGCGCATAGATGAGTGTGGAGATGTGTATGGGAGCATGTTTGGGGGAAAGAGTCATTGGGGGTATCATCTTTCCCCTTTGACTAACCCCCACTCTGGGCTGCCACGTCAGCAGCAGCTACAGCAAAGGTTGACCAAGAACTTACTAAGTGCCAAGCACAATGCCAGGCACTGTAGAGGATGGAAAAGCATAAACTCTGCCCTCCAGGAGCAGACTGACTAGAGAGATAACACATCTAGAAAAATAGCTGTATCATAAAGCATCCTAGGAGTCAACAAAGCTGCATTCCCTGGAATCAGAGACAACTCTTGGACACCAATATTCTAAGTTCCCATGCTTAGACAGGGAAAGAagttgttcactcattcattgaaCAGGTGTTTACTGAACACATACTATGTGATTCTGAGGTTGGCACTAGgattattaaaacatttaatactGAGTCCCAGCCATCAAGAAACAagtaaggggacttccctggtagtccagtggttaagaatccaccttgcaatgcaagggatgcagatttgatctctgactgaggaactgagatcccacatgccacggagcaactaagcccaccagctacaactactgaatccTGAATGCTCTGGAGCCCACCCGCCTCAACTAGAGTGTCCAGGCAccacaaccaaagatcctgcatgatgccacaatgaagatcccacatgccacaactagatccaacacagccaaataagaaaaataaacttataaaaagAAGTAGggaagagaaatgtaaataaattataatacagtGTGGAAAGAGTGACAGTGGCTTAGGTAGGGGTTAGCATGGGAAACCAGACTTCTTGGGGTTTCAGGGCTCTGCCTTGAAGGATGAGCAGGGGTTAGGTGGGCAAAGGTAGTGATAATGGAGAGTTTCCAGGAAGAAGGCACAGTAAGAGGTAAACAATAGCCCGGTCCATGAAAAAGAGTTGCAAACAGTTTGCTGTGGCTGAAATGTGAAGTCCAAGGCAGAGAGTAAAGTGGTGTGAGGCTGCAGAAGGCAGGAATAGCAAAATCACAAGCTTATATATCACACTGCGCTGTGGTGCTGAGACTTCAACCCAAACGGCAGAAGCTACACATTCAAATGCCTAAGCATGTCAGAGAGACAATGAaaaggagtgaagtgaagtggagcACATGCCCTATTTAAAGCTCAAACTCTAGGCATTTGAGAATTTAGACCAATGTGGTCAGAGTCTTCAGTTTCCGAGAGAAGTTGAGAATCTGGATTTTTAGgtgaaatctctctttttttcataatctctacttaaaaaaaaaaatccaggtcttttattttctttacaccTAACTTGATAGGTTGCAACAGTTCAGGCTCCCTTCCATTGGTTCTCATGAAGTGTCCTTCTCTAGGCAGGGCAGGTGGGTCCTTCAGCTGAACTCAAGGATGTTTCTCTttggcttcctttctttttctggcttcctTCCATATTTCTTCACACATTTCAGGAAGCTACCTCAGCTCTTAGAATGCTTAATATGTTTTTGGCAAGAATCCTGCCCTTAACTTGTTTGTTTACAAAGACGCCAACAGCATGCTGGGTAACACTGTAGACTCTTCCAGTGTTGCTATGTTCTAATTATAACATTTGTGGGGTATTCATTTTTGAACAGTGCCCCTTCCCTTTAGATCTACAACATCACCTTTCTTGTAGATTCACATGAATGTGGCCAAAGGAACAACTCCATGTTTTCTAAAAGGCCTAGAAACATGTAGTGGGTGCCCCTCCTCTTTCCCTGTTGGTCTTTTTGGTGAATTACTGGAAGATGGTGGTTCTGACCAAGAGGTGAAATCtccacatttttaaatgtaagtaacccttcaaaataattttcaacacTGAGAAGACGGCTAAAACAAATCTGAGAGCCAGATCTAGCCAGCAGGCAGCCAATTTTCAACTTTTAGGGAAAAAGAAGCCACTGGAGGGTCTTAAGAGGAAGAGTGACAGGGTCAAATGTGTGTTTTGGACAGACCATGTTGAATGCAGAGGGGCTGAAAATATGCAATAAACTTCACCCAGTAATGGATAGGGCCTGAATTAGGAAGACGTGAAATCATGGATTCAAGACTATTtaggagaggacttccctggggatctagtggttaagaatctgacttgcaatacagaagacctgggttccatctttggttgtggaactaagatcacacatgcttcagagcaactaagcccttgcataACTAGAGTTCATGCACCCCAAtgaaagattctgcctgcagcaagtaagacctgatgcagacaaataattttttaatgcattatGTAGGAGGTCAAATAGGCAAGACCTGGTGAGTAACAGAATGTTTGTGGGAAAGTAGCCAAGGCTGATGCCCAGACCTAACTTGGGTACCTGGGTACACAGAGCACACAGGAGAAAAAGCAGCCACTTCCCACACACCCACCTTGATATCCTCCTTGGTGAGCCTGGGCCAGGCCACCTTCTCCTTCCATTTCCTCACAAAGCAAGTAATGGAGCGGCCAGAGCGCTTATCTTGGGAGTCCTGCCAGGTAAAGAGCCTCACTTTTAGGGTCCGTGGTTTAGAATGAATCTCCAATTTCCCAAACAGCTTTCCCATCCAGTCCTTACTGTTCCACCCCACCCTTACCTTGCAGTTCACCTTGGCATAGAACTCAATCTCATTGTAAAACTCCACTCCATCAGGATTCTTGCAGCTGAGGAGACAATACTGCTAAAGAGATGAGGAAGGCTGAGAGTGgggggcagcagagaaaggaaagattcccaggaagtgggagggggtggggggtgggggttacCTGAACACAATGCGGTGGTCTTCGATGAGCACGTGGACATCCGTGCTGTCCTCAACACAAAACTCCATGAACACATACTTGGGCCTGTCGTACCACAGGGTCCGGGCATGCTGCCTGAAGAGGAGTTGAGGTGGGGCTTCATAGCCGTGTGAGAGGGAAGACAGGGAATTTGGGAAAGGTGGAGGGAAAACACAGTGACGTTTTATGCTACAGCACGGTCAAAGCGGGGCCAAATGAGGCTGAAGGGAGTGGAAGCGGGGCTGACAGGATTG
The DNA window shown above is from Bos javanicus breed banteng chromosome 19, ARS-OSU_banteng_1.0, whole genome shotgun sequence and carries:
- the PTGES3L gene encoding putative protein PTGES3L isoform X1; translated protein: MARQHARTLWYDRPKYVFMEFCVEDSTDVHVLIEDHRIVFSCKNPDGVEFYNEIEFYAKVNCKDSQDKRSGRSITCFVRKWKEKVAWPRLTKEDIKPVWLSVDFDNWRDWEGEEEVELAQVEHYAELLKKVSTKGPPPAMDDLDALDMAAVSDGRIGEEQTDGAFDFLWIGHNLYICTHQGFLEYLSLCVCMF
- the PTGES3L gene encoding putative protein PTGES3L isoform X2: MEFCVEDSTDVHVLIEDHRIVFSCKNPDGVEFYNEIEFYAKVNCKDSQDKRSGRSITCFVRKWKEKVAWPRLTKEDIKPVWLSVDFDNWRDWEGEEEVELAQVEHYAELLKKVSTKGPPPAMDDLDALDMAAVSDGRIGEEQTDGAFDFLWIGHNLYICTHQGFLEYLSLCVCMF
- the PTGES3L gene encoding putative protein PTGES3L isoform X5, whose protein sequence is MARQHARTLWYDRPKYVFMEFCVEDSTDVHVLIEDHRIVFSCKNPDGVEFYNEIEFYAKVNCKDSQDKRSGRSITCFVRKWKEKVAWPRLTKEDIKPVWLSVDFDNWRDWEGEEEVELAQVEHYAELLKKVSTKGPPPAMDDLDDDSDSADATSN
- the PTGES3L gene encoding putative protein PTGES3L isoform X6, with the translated sequence MARQHARTLWYDRPKYVFMEFCVEDSTDVHVLIEDHRIVFSCKNPDGVEFYNEIEFYAKVNCKDSQDKRSGRSITCFVRKWKEKVAWPRLTKEDIKPVWLSVDFDNWRDWEGEEEVELAQVEHYAELLKKVSTKGPPPAMDDLDDDSDSADATST
- the PTGES3L gene encoding putative protein PTGES3L isoform X7 yields the protein MARQHARTLWYDRPKYVFMEFCVEDSTDVHVLIEDHRIVFSCKNPDGVEFYNEIEFYAKVNCKDSQDKRSGRSITCFVRKWKEKVAWPRLTKEDIKLLKKVSTKGPPPAMDDLDDDSDSADATSN
- the PTGES3L gene encoding putative protein PTGES3L isoform X4 → MARQHARTLWYDRPKYVFMEFCVEDSTDVHVLIEDHRIVFSCKNPDGVEFYNEIEFYAKVNCKDSQDKRSGRSITCFVRKWKEKVAWPRLTKEDIKLLKKVSTKGPPPAMDDLDALDMAAVSDGRIGEEQTDGAFDFLWIGHNLYICTHQGFLEYLSLCVCMF
- the PTGES3L gene encoding putative protein PTGES3L isoform X3, which translates into the protein MARQHARTLWYDRPKYVFMEFCVEDSTDVHVLIEDHRIVFSCKNPDGVEFYNEIEFYAKVNCKDSQDKRSGRSITCFVRKWKEKVAWPRLTKEDIKPVWLSVDFDNWRDWEGEEEVELAQVEHYAEALDMAAVSDGRIGEEQTDGAFDFLWIGHNLYICTHQGFLEYLSLCVCMF